Proteins from one Pseudomonadota bacterium genomic window:
- a CDS encoding elongation factor Tu, with protein NVTIIVELVTPIALEKELRFAIREGGKTVGAGVVTEIIE; from the coding sequence TAATGTAACTATCATTGTTGAGCTTGTTACCCCCATTGCCCTTGAGAAGGAACTCCGTTTTGCTATCAGGGAAGGTGGAAAGACTGTCGGAGCCGGTGTTGTCACTGAGATTATAGA